In Falco rusticolus isolate bFalRus1 chromosome 11, bFalRus1.pri, whole genome shotgun sequence, the genomic window ttttacaaaagaaaagaaaatgtcctagggattatttttttttttcattttcataccTTTTATCTCTGGAGCTTATATTTGTATTTGCCTTAATCAGGAATGGATTGTGGTGTTTCGAAATATTTGTCCCTTAAAGCTTCTGATAAACTCACTTCTCtattaaaaagtttaaatactTGTTATAAATAATTTCTCCATACTTGTATGCTTTGATCTAATCTACTGCATAGTTTTAGCTAAAATGGTTGTGGTTCTAAAGATTACAAGTattaggagaaagaaataagtTGTAAAAATTATCTTCAGCTTGCAGCTTGCTTTACAAAGGTTTTAAATGCACTTTCTTTGCTAAATTTATCTAAAGAGTTTCTGACCCACTCTTTTTCATGTACAGTCACCaatctaataataataatataataacaataacaactTTTAGATGGGATCAATAAGGCCATTGCTTTCCACTTAAGAACTCTAATAGAACCTTAATATTAATAAGCAAACACTTTCAGAGGTAGTGTTTCTAGGCTTAGGCAATCAGAGGAGAACTTAGTTTGTACTCCAGATAAATGCTTGAGCTCCCTATGCTTCAATATTACTGCAGATTTAAAGTCCAAGGATGTGTTTGAAACAACGTACCCTGAGACAGAAAATCCATTGGTACAGAACCAATCCTGTTCTTCAGTGTTTACGTGGTTTCTCAAAGCCATATTACAGTATAATCCAAGGCACAAATCTCCTGGGTCCCCATTCACAGAAACTAGAAGCACTATTTGGTACATGACCGTTTGTGCTGACAAGGATTTTAAGGCTTTTGTGCAAGAATCAGATTTGTggtgagcagctctgcagcagcttgaTATCCAAACTCTCCAGGCTATCATGAAAAACCTTCAAACTCAATGCCATTAGTAGATGAACCTTGGGATTAAAGGTAAACTTGAAGCTGCCAGATTTTGCAGCTTTCTATATGGCGGTTGCGCTGCCCTATCTAGTTATCCcagaataaaattaacatttccttttcagagtcCTTAAttagtaatatttattttctttcattaggTGTAGGCAGAATGGAAATCTTGGAAAAAGATTGGCTTCTGTAATTAAAAGGACTTCCTAAGTGGCACTACTTTGGAAGGAGTTTAATCTTTGTTATGGTGGTGCCCATGCATATATGTGCCCAACAGGAAGACTGGGCAATGGAAACAGAATTACCACCACCAACATGCCTTCCACTGAGCAGACATCCAACATCAATGTCATCTTCCAGAATCAGTGCCTATTTTCATAAGGTTTTCCAAATTTTCCTTAGACAATAACCTGGGTAGAGTGCAAGCAAATTACCTAGCTCCCTGCACTCTTTGAAAACATCCCTCTTGCATTCCAGGCTTCAATTTGCTATCACCTCATCAAAACAAGCTGTCCAAACAGCTTGAAAAACATACAGCAGACAAAGCAGCTTGCTGAAAGTGAGTTGCCTTTCCTCCCAGGTCCAGTAGTGCATGattatgaagagaaaataatataagACAATAAAGGCACGCTAATACTGTGAAAACATGTTATCACCAAATACTTCcataacacacaaaaaataacaaaacaatcACAGGGCTATTTGCTGTCCAGCTACAGCTCCTTTCTGTGGCTTCCTTAGGCAAGGAAGcgggattaaaaaaagaaactggatgCTATTGCGTTGGTGCATAGGGCCCATATCAACTGCTATCAACTCccctattttcttttaatttgcagGGGTTGCTGGAAGATCTGGAGTGTCAAAAAACAGCTACAACCCTCAGAGCCCAGCTTGCAGGATTTGCCTCTGTGGCCAGCTAGACTTGTATCAAAGCCACTACAGACCTGCTCTGCCTCTGTACTTTGTACCTAAAATCCCGCATTaggcacagctcagctggagctgaaaaCAAGGTTACAGATGCATAAATTTGGGGCATTTTGTATATTTTGATAATGCAGTTTTCCTGTGCTAACAGTGCAGTGATACATCACTGCTCATAAATCTTCACCTGAAGGCAGATGAGGAATAGGAATGagagcagcaacaaaaaaatcccagccctGCTAACTTCATGGAAGAAAGAGATAAGGTCCAAAGAGGAAATAGGAAATTGTCAACATAAACCTAGAAGCTGTAAGAATTTCCTAGTAAAGGATGGTCTCACCCCATGATTTGGTTTCACTGTAGTAATCTTTTGGCTCTCAGGACCATCTGACCCCAGGCACATGGATCCAAGGAGTGTTACGGTGCCATGCCATTCTCAGAGTCTACTGTGCTCACCAGGAGGGTGAGATGGGGTGATCACTCTGCAGTTGCATCTAGCATGTTGTTCCCAGCCTATCCCCAATCTACAGTAGGAATTTGGGGTGGAATTTGACCAGAATGATACCTGATACCTTATTCAGCTTTGAAATGGCTAATGcattgaaataaaactgttttactATCATCCTGTGTGTGTTAGGCACTGCCACTTCTTTTTTACAAATCCTCATGTTTGTCACCAAATGgcttaaaaagcaacaaagggTTATAACTGACTCGACCGTAGATGTCACGAGGCCTCACCATTGCACCTTCTCCTCCTGTTAGCTCCAGCTATTGCCAGATCACTGTCAACCCACTCATACACAATAATACCCCATTACAGTTGGAATGGTTTGTTAAACTTTATAGCACTTAGAAATGCTCCCGAGGCACCAAAAATGTCTCGATTCAGAATTGAACATATAATACCTGCCAAATTTGCAGGTTTGAAACCACTTCcaataagaattaaaaaggcCCTCTTCACAGCTGAAATAGGGCTATCAATACTTGACTTGTCTGCCCATGTGAAATAGCGGGTTCTTTTCTCTGACGTCGCAATTTAGTTTAAAATAGCTATGATGATGACAGGGTACATGTGAGTGATAAAACCATAAAGATGACAGTCTAATCTTACAAAGATGACCGATCACTGATAAAAGATTAAGTCACACAACATTTGAAAAACCAGATTATCTGTCTGCTAGGATAGTGTCTGTGTACACCTCCTGCTGAGCCATGCTGAGATGCCAACGACGTAACAAAGATGCTACTTcttaaaaaccagaaatgctTCACAGACTTTTTCAAACCATTGGgataaaagcaagaaagcaagtaagaaaaaagGCTGTGATCTTATACTGAGCTTTTCTTGtcaaacattcatttttcaggCTAGCAAAGTATTTAGATGTACAGCATATAAATAATTTAGAGACACTATAAAAAGGTCTAAATTAGCCAATTCTGCCCTATAATTAGCACTCGCAGCAATGCTGGCAATGGGTGGGTGATTATTAAACACCTTTTATTATCGGTTTTATGTAGTactataaaaaatgaaaattatactTACAAGAATTATTAGACATGCTGGTCCTATAAAACTCCATATAAAGTTATTCTTTGTGCTGAGCCAACATCTGAAAagtaaacagcagaaaactccTTGAAATGTGCAATTGTGACTATTGCAACCTTATGATTTGAACACAGAAACAGTGACTTACACTTCCGTGGTGCCATAGTACTTGTATCCCAGTGCAGCGGAGATTCCAACAACCACAGCTGGACTGACGTAGCCAAAGACATAGAAATTCTTGTGCAAGAAACCCTTGTTGTAGATGACGCCCACAACTATAAGGTAGAGGTGAATACCTTCAATGCACATCCATGCAAAAGCAGCTAGAAGGAAATAATGGAGTAATCCAGCAGTAATTGAACAGAAGAGCTAGAAATCCAATCAGAGAAAGCAAGAGTCATAATTTGATTAATATGTCTCTGTTAATATAACAACATATGCACAGCAACCTAGGAACTAAAGTGGTGGTCCAGCAGCCCAGTTGTAATGCTGAGTGACAAGAACTTGGCCTGCACCCACAAGCATACTTGTTCATTAGTGTTTTGTGTAGCCACTGGTAAAATAAAGAGACTACATTCAACTGTTAAAATTGGTGCACGGTCTCCCAGAAAAACTGTATGAACAAATTGACAAAGTTGGTGTCATAGTTACAGCTGAGTAGCCTATATGCTTTCCTGATCTAAACAAAGttcatttttatgattttgatAACAAGTTAATTAGGCATCACaaggaattatttctgaaataaacttttGTTAATACAAAGCATTTGTAAAATGATGTTTCTCAATCAATCAATACTGGAGTGCTACTTCAGGGATAGCAGCTCatattttttcaagtaattttaaatctgaTTCAGCTACTTATAGTAGGGGTATTTTGATAATTTATGCATAACCTAATTTCCTAAAATTAATCTGAGATGCAAAAATCAACAGCCCAGCTTGTATGAGAAGCAACAGGGACAGGTCAAGACCTCACATGTAGAGCGGGAAGGGGTCCTCCAGCCAGCAGTGCAGTATCTTAAATGCCAGCTTGGgactgcagcccagcctggcttttAGGGGAGACTGTCACCCGGACAGCCACCAGCGTGGCTTTGTGCAGCACCCAAACACatgtgaaaagtaaaaatgctaACCACATTGGGACCAAAGTCTCAGCCAAGGTGACAAAGTTCAAATGAAACCCATGGAGCAAAGTCAATACACACCAGCTCAGATGAAGACCctgcttctttaaaatgacCATTTGGTATCTCCTGTCACTAGACTGGGAAGTCAACGTCACTAGAATATTCATGCTGATGCATCTTATACTGTATATTTACAACACAAAATCAAGGTACAAGTGACAGCTACCCACCTTATTGTTGTTCATGTTAATTCCaatcagaaaaatcagttctgccaggaaaaggctgcagcagaggttTTTGTGAATTGTCGTTCTAGTGCTCTGAATTTCACTGAAGAACCAGAATGTAAAAATGCACATGGAGAGGCAAATCAACGAAATAATTATTCCTAGCTGAGTGATTCTTGTAAGAATGTTATAATTTGTAACACCCTGGGGGAAAAttataatataatatttaaaagaatagCTTTGCACCTTCTCAAGAAAGACTTTATTCTATAATACAGTTCTTTTCGtcttttctacaaaatattaatcaaaacGGTTTGTAGAGTTTCACTGCAAATGTACACTTTGGATAATCCAAAAAGTATTGTTTTTTTGTGAGACAGATGTAATTCTAGGGGAAATTAGTAATGAACTGTATATATTCCTGCTCCGGcattttctgatatttcttaacaaaactttttttattaacatcAGTGTCTCctaatatgattttaaaaatcagatcaTTTTAGTGAATGACAAATACACTGGCAGTAGGACATATATTAATATGACATGAACATTTTCTAATATAAAAGGACTTATCACAGCAGTGACTTAGATAAGCAAAATTGAATAACCGTCTGACTAAATTTGCAACATGATCAAAACTAGACTCTGAAATAACGATCACTTCAAACAGATGCTATTGCAGATATGTAACATGACCATTCTCCGAAAGAACACAGGCTATTTTCATATTGGATGAGAATATGTTCTGTATAGGAATACACTTTACATTTGCTGCTTGATATTTGCACAAAACATCTCTGAAATACATGACTGTGCATCAGCATAAAGATAGTATTCAGCTGACCATAAAATGCATCtaagtattattttttgtaaataaaggACCAGAGATTATTCTCCTCCCAgccttcttttcaaaataactgtGTAAGTACCTGCAAAGGTTTTAAATTTGAACTGAAGACTTAGAATGCTATTTAGCAACCAGGAAACAGTCTCTATCAGCATGAAATTCACAGTGTGAGAGAAATCTCTCAATACAGTATATTCATGCTAATGTTCTGCTTGCTGTCAGTCCTGATACCTTATAAAGCTGCCTCCTAAGGCAGGACCTGAGCTCCTGCAGATCCCCACATAGACCCCAGAAATCTATGGGGCCTCTTAATATAAGAAGGACATAAATTGAGTGGTCATTCTCACTCACAATTTTGTGCTGGTCATGAGTGTCCATGGTTAATAGTCATAAACTTCAAATTGATTATGCTGTTTCAAACTCTCAGGAGAGaatttaaaacagatgtttaGATGCCAAGGTTAGACAAATGGGTGGCAAAGTTTTGTGAGAGAGAAATCCAGGGCCATATGGTTACTGACCACCAATGAATGCCAGTTAAATCTCACAGCAGTCTTAAAGTgggatttaaaattaaaagcaatgcaCCAAAAATAAGCATAACAGACTGTGTATTTGGAACAAGATACTTTGCTGCATCACTGCTCTGTAATACTGCAGAAAGGACATAAGGAAATTCAGACACATATGGGAGGAATTTTGTTTGCTCTGTGCACAATAAATTGTGTGTTTGTTGAACAAAAACAAGAGGCAACCTAAAGGGGGAAAAGCACATAAGTTGCACTGGAATAAAAACATAAGAcatggagagaggagaaagtGTCAGGTAAAACACTACATTAAAATAGCACTTACAACAGAGCCACCTGAGGACatcaaaacagcaaaatgagtCAGATGATTACATTTGCATGAGATATGAGTGGAGTTGGAATGTGTCAGCTCACAGCCTTCTGTAGCCCAGTTGCCATTCATTGTGTCTGCTGAGTAGTTCCAAAATGCacatttaatatctttatccGCAGTCTGGAACAGAAACAAGATGTTTTACCGATGGCAAAAGGCAGGATATTTCCCATCAAGAGACCTTTCTTATGTTAGCCAGcacaattcattaaaaattgcTTGTTACCCTTGGAAGGTTGTGAAACTAAAAGCACATTCTGCAAGGCCTATTCCAAGCAATTAAAACATGACTGGGGATGGAAGCATTTTATCCACATAGCTTACACCCCACCAAACATGTAGTCTAATCAGATTACTGAATGCTTCTGGCACTTGCAAAGGTGTTGGAATTTTTACCTACTGAAAACATTGTTATATATATACCCCTGCACCTGCTGAACATGGACTAAACCCCAAGGTTACAGCCACATTGCTTGTCCTGCTCATTTTCCCTTCCAAATGAGTAGCTCAAAAACGGAGACGTACTCTGTGcattttacaaagaaatctgGGATAAAGCCAGGGTCGTATCACACCTGCTGTATCAGGTGTGACGACAGCGATCGTTAAGACCATTAGTATTATTTATTACACTTAATCCTTACTAACACTAGTCAAAGATAAGGTCCCCACTGTACTATAGgttgtataaaaatatgcaaatttatGTAAAGGTGATCTCTAGCTCAAGTATTAGAAGGCAAATAACAAATTTAAAAGCTGCATAACAAAGGTTAACACCTTGTCCCACTGCCCACCTCCCTACAGAGTAACTCTCTTGTTATGTTTCTGATAATACTTTGTGCCATGTAAGGTGTTTCTTCACATACAAGTCAGCAAACCCTAGGTAATATTGGAAGTAAAACttagtttttaataaatgtgtttagatttcagaaataacaaaaattgcAGGTTCTGCTATTACCTCCTAGCTCCAGGATAACTTTTTGTGTTAACTGTGAAGcatttcttcacttcttttaGGGTGCATGCTTAACCATCtcataaaatttcagaaaaaacccGCCTACTAAAACAGAAGAGTCAAGATCTTGTAATAATCTCTGGTTCAGGCATCTACATTTTATCCATACTATAATCCAGCAAAGATGGTATTTTTGCTCTTGCTTTAGTCCCATAGCAATATTCAGCTGTATCATATTTAGTTAATTGCACTTAGGATGTCACATTTGAGATCAATCTTATTAGAGAAATAAATGACAAACATCAGCAAACAACAGAATTATGTCTCAGTATATCACTGCAGGTATGGTTACATCGCATAAAATGATTagctatttttatgttttatttgataataaaaaaccccttacCTTGGCATACTTTAAggtaaatgttattttctcGAGCTCATAGAGTGTAGGTGGATTTGAGCTAATTGCAACAGCTATAACTGATGAGCTTACTGTCTGTCTCTGCTCTGAAGTATCTTTCGAGGAGCGGTTTTTAGGCGATGAAAGCAAAGAACCAATATTGCTATACCGCAGAAAGACAACTGCAACAGTGCCTATCAATCAAACAGACCATGTTTAGTAGTTTGTGCGGTTTTTTATAGAAGAACAAAATTGAAGACATTAAGGAAACAATAAACAATAGACATTATTACGGCTATTgcataaaatatgcaaaacagaTGGAATCTTTGTGGAAtacttataaaaatgttttagagaCAATGAAATatagctttatttaaaacaacataaCTGccattagaaataaaaatgtgtgttcGCATTGGAAATGCTAATTAGGTacatgaatatatatttttttctagagtaATATatgcttgctgctgctctgcaatTGGCTACACATGTGGTGTTAGGTCTCATAAACTCAAAAGGCTCAGACCTGAACTAAATCCTAGGCCTCTCTGAAGCATCTGGGGGGCTTTGACTTCCATTACAGTGGAGCCAGGATGGAAGACACGtagggagaaagaaagcaaaaggtaTTTCTGGACACAGTGCTGATCTGAAGGAAACGTCATGATTTTTCTCCCTGAGATAAACCACATGTTTAGCTACTGATAGGTGGTGAGATCCAGACTAGCTGGAAgactaacatttaaaaaatcttttctataTTTATTAGGTTAATTGATTTAATTCCAGACCTGTTTAAACAcgtttatttatttttagtggtGACAGTAGTTGTAAGCCATTTCTGAAGCACTCTGAGGTCTAAGCCAAGATCTGGGACTCGCCGGTTTTAGAACTGAACAATACATGTCCTTGCTCCAGTGAGTTACTCCCTAAACAGAGAAGATGCACCCATTTTTGGAGGAGTAACATGGAGTTTAAGGGGCCGGCCCAAAGTCACACAGCAGGTCTATGGCTGAGAAAAGGATAAAGCTCTGGTCCCAACATCCAGTGTTAAAACTCATTGGATACTCACTGCACCACTGGAAAAGTTAGAAATATTAGTCTCGAGACTATAAAGGAGTAGGAGATATGGTGAAAAAATACCTTGACTCCTCTGTAGTCAGCAGGGCTGAAGCTCAGCCTTGGCAAACTGCGTATCTGGTTATTTACTAGTGGGTACAAGTCCATGCAACATGTTTATTAACCCACCTACTCTCTAACCTTTGCTTCTTACCATTATGCTGAgattcctctctcttctttggAGAGATCTTTATGTAATCTCCCCCCGTGTATACATGAGGGTGAATGTGTTTCATGTGGTGTGAATCAAAAGCGAAAACCTTGAGtgctgcaaaagaagaaaaatactgtacaaaTCACAGCTCCATTACAGTCTACCATAATTTACAGTTGGTTTAATAAATGTGCTATTGGATTGCATAATTACCATGAATTTAAAGAATATATCATTGTGccaaatatttcaagaaaaatgccATTAATATAACACGTTTGCTTAAACCTCtatgttttgttattttcatgcATACATTTTGCTCTCATACTTTTTActctttccatgaaaaatatgGTCTTTTATTTACCTCGCATTAAATTAGGCACTGGAAAGAACAATGTAGGTTTACTTTAGGAAGAgctattgctttattaaaaatgtgtttctgaaaggGACCACAAATCACAattataaaaagcaaagcataaagTTCTCTACTGAACAGTAACATTTGATAAAAGCCAATTTTtgaaaagtatatattttatagtTATCTATCCATGCTACAAAATGCACATTGCACCATGAAATAATGATGTGTCTtgtcaaaaagcaaacaaacaagcatcACCCCTCAGGACAAAAACTACATTAGAGGACATTGAGCTCTTTACTTGCTTCATTATAGTGCTGCGTTTCAATCACCCAGgatgggaacaaaaaaaaataaaaatcaatcaggtcttttttaaaaaacaaaccaaaacaacaacaaccaaatCTAAAACTTGACTGTTGGAGGAATATCACTAAGCTAGACCATCTGCATTGCTTATAGcacagcacacaaaaataatatgAGCTATTCAACAGACCAGCTGTCAGAAAATGTTTGTCAGGACGTAAGACATAGTTTTCTGTGGCTACAGCTTTGAAAAGCTTGCAGTTCAAGAGCTTGCACCATAAATAACAGTGAGGAGAGAGGGGTAATGCTGTAGGTCTTGTCCCAAAATAGATGTGTGGGGCACATATGAGCCCTGTGGAAGATATATTTATGCtgaaaaaccataaaaaaaatacagtgtttggGTCCGATTTGGAAAAGAGCTCATACAGTTtcacatttcagaacaaaagcGAGCAAAAAAATCATTGACCTTTCACCATGGAAATTCCTCCCAGTTCTCTGTATCACCTTTTTTTGTCACCTTGGTCTGATTGACATCTACCCTGCCACTGGAGGCTGCACATGAATCCTCTCTTCTCGACTTTCATGGCCTCAGCTCTGCCGCCACGAGAGCCTCTGCTTTCAGTGCTAGTGATGGGCAAATGGGGGCTTTATAGCCAGCTCTGTatctgctgcagagccagaggtGCTCTGCACTAACATAAACCTGCTTCTATAGAGTTCATGTCATGGAAAATATCTGTCCCTATTTTTTCATCACTCTGGATAATTTAGTTTCAGAAAAGTGAGGGAAGAACAGGTGGTTTGACCTGCCTTGGAACTAAAGGAGGAATCTTTCTTATCAAGTCATCTTTTAAAATGGTAAACCAGTAAAAGGCACTGAAGGACTGTACTGAATCTGAAATAAGAAATCAGGTCACATACAGGTTGGgtacattcagaaaaataaagatgaaagagTGGCCATTGCCAAAGGAATGAGCAATGCTGTATtaggattttcaaaagcagctcaTATTAGCCTTATTCTAGTCCCATTGAAGGAGTGGTAAAGCTGTTATTACCACAGAAAGATCAGAAGAAGTTGGTGTGAAGACACCTGCATGAAGGGAGAAGGTAGGAGAGCAAAATGCTGCAGTTGAGACTGACCAATCAATTCTCCTCCTCTGAAATTCctcttaaaatgagaaatttctttgaaaagaaagccaCTTAAATCAGACTCACTAGATATAACCCTTATTCCAAGTTCATTTACAACACCTTCACTGAACcaaaaagagtgaaaaatcCATATAGAGCAAATCCAAATTTCattccactgtttttttttatgcatataAGATGCATGGGATAATTTTGTGCATATAAGTTGAATCTGGATTCACTGTGACAATGTGACTATAAGGAGAGATTGAAAGAGAATCTGAAAGGACAACTTCCTACAGCCTCTTGTTTTTTCCGGGCTCTGGGCTCAAACATTCAATCTTTGAAAATTAGGATACCTACACCGAAAGTCAGATGCTAGTTATGAAACTCACAAGTTAACACCTGTGTTTTTCACATAACACCGTTTCTAATCTTCATAATTGTGCTGAAAAACTCCTCAGTGTAATCCATATCTAGAGTATACcttagattaattttctttatccTACCTATATCACTCGCATTAACATCtagctgtgttgtctttttGAAGTTCTGCGACATGAGAAGCGTCGCTTGTTCTGCAGTATGAAGCAGCTTAGTCAGGCTCGGTCTTTGGTTATCTACAGGAAGCTCTTCCCAGActgtaattttgtctttttgtaaaaaattgtTCACAGTGTTAACCAAAacctgtaaataaaaaagtatttttaagtggAAGAGTCATACGtatttgtaaaataagaaataaccCCCCAACTTTAAGGCTTGATTCACTCACGTTAATGGTTGTATTAAGAAGTTCTTCATTATCAGAAGTAGAGTAACGCATGGTATCCAACGATGAATAGGATAGTGCTTCAACATATGAAATCACATCTACAGGTAAAAGCGGtcccaaagtatttttattaatttcttgcAGCATCTCCAAGGgtgtttttaaatgattaatctgaaaaatacaagaactCGCATCTTTATGAAAGTAAAGACACATTTCTGCAAGTGAAAGTATCTCCAATGCAAATGATTGATTTCTGTGAATTAACATAGGGGCTTTtaaggggtgtgtgtgcataaaATGAGGCACTATTTAAATCAGCAGGTTGACCTATAAAGTAATGGTGTTAAGCATGTCTGGTATAACGCCAACAATCAACTATGATTAAAAAACCAGTGTCATGTGCTATCATTACAcattggtggttttttgggtttgtttgctgtttttttttctcacaacCGCAGCTCAGTTTTATTTATCCTAGTGCTCCAAAATGAGCTGGTAAatgttctgcaaaaataattaaatatcagTCATATGGTTACTCCGTTGACTCTTGTTAAATTTTAGCTGAAGAGGTGGGAACAGATGGGCAGTATTTGTAtattttgtggttgtttttttacaaatgtaGATTATAAAGCATGTAGTTTAGTGGAACTGTACTGCCTGTTTCACCTTCACTGCTTCATCTTATGAACTGCTAAATACACTTAAAACCcacttagtttaaaaaaataataagctaAAAATGGTGAGATGAAGATCAAGCTTGCATGTTTTGGTCTCATGGCTGAATAGGAAAAGAATTCTTACTTCACGATACTGATATCTAATGAGATTTTATCCATCGACCTCCCCTTGACAACTGATTCTGTAAGATCCATAgtctctgctgctgaacagtTTTTATGCAGCTTGCTTCGTCTTTGCAGCTGAATAGAACTAGAAAACAGGCTAAAAACTAGGCTAAAATCTATACcacttttatttacataaaattgaagtattttgaattattaGTTTGATTTAAGTTTAGTATGACTTTATATTACCAAAAATTCTCACTCTAAGATCCTGCTGTGGCCTTTACCATGTTTTTGCATGTAAATGTGGTAAGCatgtattatatttaaaataatgtattacaTTGCAGGTTAACATAGAAAGCATGTTAATACAATGTATATCTTACACTAGGTTAATAAAAACCTTTAAACTAATATATTTCTGAGTCTCATAAGTTTGGCAAACTGcttaatataaaatgcaaacatatacaatttgttttaatttatttatgcttATGTTTCATTTATCCTTTTAAATTAGACAGTACTATCGCTGTAGACTAATGAATAGTgaattcattaatattttttcaatttgctTCAGGAATCTCTGcttctggtgaaaaaaaatctggagtcCGGAGTCTTTGAGTCTATAAATTCTGTACCACTTTACATACTATGCTTTGAGAAGTAAATACACTAGCGTACTAGGATGTTATTGctccattttctattttgtcaCTTGTTGACATTACTTTTGTAAGCTATCTTGCTGCCTTTCACTCTGAACAAGCAAATAATTGCACATCAGTAAATGCAGCAGTGTGTAACTTCAGAAATTACAGGAACAGCTGAGTGATTACCacacttctgaatttttcatgcATCATGACTCCCTTTGCTGGAAACAGAACACACTGATTCCCAGCAAGTTATTATCATGATTTGAACATACAATCCAgttcaaataatttgaaattattaaaaagactTCTGTAAACATGCTTAAGTTCAATTGTATGCTCGAAGCATTCGTTAAAAGCTCCTTAAGAACCATTATAATC contains:
- the ADGRL4 gene encoding adhesion G protein-coupled receptor L4 isoform X2; this translates as MKLLPFLVLISSLLDYGCTSASCNMTCHKDARCEVQGGTTGCYCSQGYTGNGITFCYDDNECENATQPCGEHANCTNTVGSYFCMCMPGFKSSNGQQTFVPNDGTSCVENLKAKCELYKDCITEHINRTLAGINHLKTPLEMLQEINKNTLGPLLPVDVISYVEALSYSSLDTMRYSTSDNEELLNTTINVLVNTVNNFLQKDKITVWEELPVDNQRPSLTKLLHTAEQATLLMSQNFKKTTQLDVNASDIALKVFAFDSHHMKHIHPHVYTGGDYIKISPKKREESQHNGTVAVVFLRYSNIGSLLSSPKNRSSKDTSEQRQTVSSSVIAVAISSNPPTLYELEKITFTLKYAKTADKDIKCAFWNYSADTMNGNWATEGCELTHSNSTHISCKCNHLTHFAVLMSSGGSVGVTNYNILTRITQLGIIISLICLSMCIFTFWFFSEIQSTRTTIHKNLCCSLFLAELIFLIGINMNNNKLFCSITAGLLHYFLLAAFAWMCIEGIHLYLIVVGVIYNKGFLHKNFYVFGYVSPAVVVGISAALGYKYYGTTEVCWLSTKNNFIWSFIGPACLIILVNLLAFGVIIYKVFRHTAMLKPEVSCYENIRSCARGALALLFLLGATWIFGVLHVVQGSVVTAYLFTIFNAFQGMFIFIFLCVLSRKIQEEYYRLFKNVPCCFGCLR
- the ADGRL4 gene encoding adhesion G protein-coupled receptor L4 isoform X1; amino-acid sequence: MKLLPFLVLISSLLDYGCTSASCNMTCHKDARCEVQGGTTGCYCSQGYTGNGITFCYDDNECENATQPCGEHANCTNTVGSYFCMCMPGFKSSNGQQTFVPNDGTSCVDLDECSNEGAVACGDHAKCENVDGGFNCSCKEGYQPSTGKLQFKPNDGTSCQENLKAKCELYKDCITEHINRTLAGINHLKTPLEMLQEINKNTLGPLLPVDVISYVEALSYSSLDTMRYSTSDNEELLNTTINVLVNTVNNFLQKDKITVWEELPVDNQRPSLTKLLHTAEQATLLMSQNFKKTTQLDVNASDIALKVFAFDSHHMKHIHPHVYTGGDYIKISPKKREESQHNGTVAVVFLRYSNIGSLLSSPKNRSSKDTSEQRQTVSSSVIAVAISSNPPTLYELEKITFTLKYAKTADKDIKCAFWNYSADTMNGNWATEGCELTHSNSTHISCKCNHLTHFAVLMSSGGSVGVTNYNILTRITQLGIIISLICLSMCIFTFWFFSEIQSTRTTIHKNLCCSLFLAELIFLIGINMNNNKLFCSITAGLLHYFLLAAFAWMCIEGIHLYLIVVGVIYNKGFLHKNFYVFGYVSPAVVVGISAALGYKYYGTTEVCWLSTKNNFIWSFIGPACLIILVNLLAFGVIIYKVFRHTAMLKPEVSCYENIRSCARGALALLFLLGATWIFGVLHVVQGSVVTAYLFTIFNAFQGMFIFIFLCVLSRKIQEEYYRLFKNVPCCFGCLR